In Peromyscus leucopus breed LL Stock chromosome 16_21, UCI_PerLeu_2.1, whole genome shotgun sequence, a single genomic region encodes these proteins:
- the LOC114682644 gene encoding H-2 class I histocompatibility antigen, Q10 alpha chain-like, producing the protein MRTPAPRGSLLLLLVALAPTLTQTREVPGEGRRLGFLSRTLSPGSHSLQYLDIVVSRPGLPEPRYIFVGYVDDVQFVHFDGDAQSQTMEPRVPWMERISPKRWEQETLGVNKHKAGELLQVAIHEHNQSLDVSHTLQCLTGCTIGPDRRFLRGYSRHAYDGQDYVALNEDLKMWRVADSAPQITLQKWKNSIPAEFLGAYLEVECVQTLLRHLKMGKDLLLRADPPKAHVTHHLRPEGDVTLRCWALGFYPSEITLTWQTDGEDLNQDMELVETRPSGDGTFQKWAAVAVPSGEEQRYTCHVVHEGLPKPLTLKWGKEENRHGICW; encoded by the exons ATGAGAACCCCAGCTCCCCGAGGctccctcctgctgctcctggttGCCCTGGCTCCAACTCTGACCCAAACCCGTGA GGTccctggagaagggaggaggctTGGGTTCTTATCACGCACACTGTCCCCAGGCTCACACTCACTACAGTATTTGGACATCGTTGTGTCCCGGCCTGGCCTCCCGGAGCCCCGGTACATCTTTGTTGGCTACGTGGACGACGTACAGTTTGTGCACTTCGATGGTGATGCTCAAAGTCAGACAATGGAGCCACGGGTGCCATGGATGGAGCGGATATCGCCAAAGCGTTGGGAGCAAGAGACACTGGGAGTCAACAAACATAAAGCTGGAGAGCTCCTACAGGTGGCGATCCACGAACACAATCAGAGCCTGGACG TCTCTCACACTTTACAGTGCTTGACTGGCTGCACCATCGGGCCGGACCGGCGCTTCCTCCGAGGGTACAGTCGGCATGCCTATGATGGCCAGGATTACGTAGCCCTGAACGAGGACCTGAAAATGTGGAGGGTGGCTGACTCAGCGCCTCAGATAACCCTGCAAAAGTGGAAGAATTCTATTCCGGCAGAGTTCCTCGGGGCTTACCTTGAGGTGGAGTGCGTGCAGACCCTCCTCAGACATCTGAAGATGGGCAAGGATCTACTGTTGCGCGCAG ATCCCCCAAAGGCACATGTGACCCATCACCTCAGACCTGAAGGGGACGTCACCCTGAGGTGCTGGGCTCTGGGCTTCTATCCTTCGGAGATCACCCTGACCTGGCAGACAGATGGGGAGGACCTGAATCAGGACATGGAGCTGGTGGAGACCAGACCTTCAGGGGATGGAACTttccagaagtgggcagctgtggCGGTGCCTTCTGGGGAGGAACAGAGATACACATGTCATGTGGTCCATGAGGGACTGCCCAAGCCTCTCACTCTGAAATGGGGTAAGGAGGAGAATAGGCATGGAATTTGTTGGTAG